One genomic region from Sphingobacterium multivorum encodes:
- a CDS encoding cytochrome c oxidase subunit 3, with product MSTTVSQLDKVKTGPWNGGKSPWNLEYGKIMMWFFLVGDAFTFSAFLVYYGAQRFSHPTWPDPDKIFQSIPGIAEHGQPLVFVGLMTFILIMSSVTMVLAVEAGHRNQKNEVVKWMLWTILGGICFVGCQAIEWTHLHHMGFWFGKNPATGLEGDAIKTALMPYFTHDISYTSALQFANLFFTITGFHGFHVTVGIILNIIILCMTLNNTFENRGSYLMIEKVGLYWHFVDLVWVFVFTFFYLI from the coding sequence ATGAGTACAACAGTATCGCAATTGGATAAGGTAAAAACTGGTCCATGGAATGGTGGAAAATCACCTTGGAACTTAGAGTATGGAAAAATCATGATGTGGTTTTTCTTGGTAGGGGATGCCTTCACATTTTCTGCATTTTTGGTTTATTATGGCGCACAACGCTTTTCCCATCCAACTTGGCCAGATCCTGATAAGATCTTCCAATCCATCCCTGGAATTGCGGAGCATGGTCAGCCGTTGGTATTTGTCGGTTTGATGACATTTATTTTGATTATGTCTTCAGTAACGATGGTTTTGGCTGTGGAGGCAGGTCATCGTAACCAAAAGAATGAAGTAGTCAAATGGATGTTGTGGACAATTTTGGGCGGTATCTGTTTCGTGGGTTGTCAGGCTATCGAGTGGACTCACTTACACCACATGGGTTTTTGGTTTGGTAAAAATCCGGCGACAGGTTTGGAAGGTGATGCCATCAAAACAGCGTTGATGCCTTATTTCACACATGACATTTCCTATACTTCAGCATTGCAATTTGCTAACTTGTTCTTTACCATTACGGGTTTTCACGGATTCCACGTTACAGTGGGTATTATTTTAAATATCATTATTTTGTGCATGACATTGAATAATACATTCGAAAACCGTGGTTCTTACCTGATGATCGAAAAAGTAGGTTTATATTGGCACTTTGTGGATTTGGTGTGGGTATTCGTATTTACATTCTTCTACTTAATCTAA
- a CDS encoding DUF420 domain-containing protein, producing MEESLNKEKKYSKWIWLLSIVIPIVVAILFTVNLQKLGYDVKPLTFLPPIYAAINGVTAILLFWAVAAIKKGNKSLHERLIKLCIACSLAFLAMYVAYHMTSIETKYGGEGILRPIYFFILITHILLSIIIIPFVLFTFVRGISGSYERHKKLARITYPMWLYVAVTGVIVYLMISPYYIG from the coding sequence ATGGAAGAGAGTCTTAATAAGGAAAAAAAGTACAGCAAATGGATTTGGTTGCTATCGATCGTCATACCGATAGTGGTCGCTATCCTTTTTACGGTGAATTTGCAAAAATTGGGTTATGATGTGAAACCACTAACCTTTTTGCCGCCGATCTACGCGGCTATCAATGGCGTTACGGCTATATTGCTGTTTTGGGCAGTGGCAGCGATAAAAAAGGGTAATAAGTCATTGCACGAACGTTTAATAAAATTGTGCATAGCTTGTTCTTTAGCTTTTCTGGCGATGTATGTTGCCTATCACATGACTTCCATCGAAACGAAATATGGCGGTGAGGGCATTTTGAGACCGATCTATTTCTTTATTCTGATCACCCATATCCTGCTTTCCATTATTATCATTCCTTTTGTACTCTTTACTTTTGTTAGGGGTATATCCGGTTCTTATGAGCGTCATAAAAAGCTTGCTCGTATTACTTATCCGATGTGGCTTTATGTGGCGGTTACCGGCGTGATTGTTTATTTAATGATCTCGCCTTACTATATCGGTTAG
- a CDS encoding MerR family transcriptional regulator — protein sequence MPYKEREINKLYYTMGEVTEMFDVNASQIRFYEREFDILQPKKNKKGNRLFTQEDIANLKIIFNLVKDKGYTLQGARDYLRDNKSEAKENQRVVDSLERLKNFLLEVRDSL from the coding sequence ATGCCGTACAAAGAGCGTGAAATAAATAAATTGTATTATACAATGGGAGAAGTTACAGAAATGTTTGATGTAAATGCATCCCAGATACGTTTTTATGAGCGTGAATTTGATATTCTACAGCCTAAGAAAAATAAAAAGGGTAATCGCTTATTTACGCAAGAAGATATTGCCAATTTAAAGATCATCTTCAATTTGGTTAAAGATAAAGGTTATACATTACAGGGGGCACGTGACTACCTGCGTGACAACAAATCTGAAGCAAAAGAAAATCAACGTGTTGTAGATTCGTTGGAGCGTTTGAAGAACTTTCTTCTGGAAGTTCGTGATTCACTATAG
- a CDS encoding cytochrome C oxidase subunit IV family protein: MSQYQDNIAHGEHAHEGGMDKKAIWRVFGVLLALTCLEFLIALGFVHHWQILAKGALVNTIYIALTLVKAYYIVAFFMHLKFEKSSFIVTVAIVFIFIIYFIVLMLVEGAHLASAFQEHQLFPNK, from the coding sequence ATGTCACAATATCAAGATAATATCGCTCATGGCGAGCACGCTCACGAAGGTGGGATGGATAAGAAAGCCATCTGGAGAGTATTTGGCGTACTTTTGGCCCTTACTTGTCTGGAGTTCTTAATTGCATTGGGCTTTGTGCACCATTGGCAAATTTTAGCGAAGGGTGCTTTAGTAAACACGATTTATATCGCGCTTACTTTAGTTAAAGCTTATTATATCGTTGCATTCTTTATGCACTTAAAGTTCGAGAAGTCAAGCTTTATTGTTACCGTTGCAATTGTCTTTATCTTTATTATTTATTTTATTGTTTTGATGCTTGTTGAAGGGGCGCATTTAGCTTCTGCTTTCCAGGAACATCAATTGTTTCCAAATAAATAG
- a CDS encoding tRNA1(Val) (adenine(37)-N6)-methyltransferase, with protein sequence MASIFRFKQFEVDQSDCAMKINTDGVLLASLLEIEPVERVLDVGTGTGVIALMLAQRLGESQIEAVEVDALAALMADKNFRNSIFRERLTLHASSFQQLRTAGYYDLIVSNPPFYTDSLHNPDERRKLAKHTDLDFFAELLDFASLRLSDQGKLILIVPTPLADTLVKISTERGLYCSTEVRISSFEGESVLRKIITFERMPVESVAVREFIIYAAKGIYSDAYRTALAPYFLAF encoded by the coding sequence ATGGCGTCGATATTTCGGTTTAAACAATTTGAGGTTGATCAGTCTGATTGTGCGATGAAGATCAATACAGATGGTGTTTTGTTGGCTTCACTGTTGGAGATAGAACCTGTGGAACGTGTCTTGGATGTGGGTACAGGCACTGGAGTCATTGCCTTGATGTTGGCTCAGCGTCTTGGGGAAAGCCAGATAGAAGCTGTCGAAGTAGACGCTTTGGCTGCTTTGATGGCAGATAAGAATTTTCGGAATTCCATTTTTCGTGAACGCCTAACATTACATGCGAGTTCCTTTCAGCAATTGAGGACAGCGGGGTATTATGATTTAATTGTTTCAAATCCACCTTTTTATACGGATTCGTTGCATAACCCTGATGAACGCAGGAAACTGGCTAAACATACGGATCTGGATTTTTTCGCTGAACTGTTGGATTTTGCCTCTTTGCGTTTATCAGATCAGGGTAAATTAATCTTGATCGTTCCGACGCCGTTAGCAGATACCTTAGTCAAAATTTCTACAGAAAGAGGTTTATATTGTTCTACTGAAGTTCGGATAAGTTCCTTTGAAGGAGAATCTGTGCTGCGTAAGATCATTACCTTTGAGCGCATGCCTGTTGAGTCGGTTGCTGTACGTGAGTTTATTATTTATGCTGCTAAAGGTATTTATTCAGACGCTTATCGCACGGCCTTGGCCCCTTATTTTTTAGCTTTTTAA
- a CDS encoding SCO family protein yields the protein MNNNTGQKKGIKTILILAVILLLPGFLYFILNKSGSNSYASLPIFGKKEVPGTTHRKWGRDIPDTIYHTVTPVDFVNYDGKKVHLLDNDTTLSVVHLMYSRDASLSRTMIKRLDQVANRFIQNQKVKLYSITVDTAYDTPDVLAKYAKVYKPWTKSWFFVTDPSVDIFKFAKESLLQDALVNNDGSKPFIIGSNYLLLDTKGRIRGIYDINVKTDVDRLEDEIKLLLVEEIRNHPATIEQKR from the coding sequence ATGAATAATAATACTGGACAAAAGAAAGGTATTAAAACTATATTGATCCTGGCAGTAATTCTTTTATTGCCAGGATTTTTATATTTTATACTAAATAAAAGCGGCTCGAATAGCTACGCTTCCTTACCGATTTTTGGAAAAAAGGAGGTACCGGGGACAACACACCGAAAATGGGGACGTGATATTCCCGATACCATCTACCATACGGTGACACCTGTTGATTTTGTGAATTACGATGGTAAGAAAGTGCATTTGTTGGACAATGACACGACACTTTCTGTAGTCCACTTGATGTATTCTAGGGACGCTTCCTTATCAAGGACAATGATTAAGCGATTAGATCAAGTTGCTAATCGGTTTATTCAGAATCAGAAAGTTAAGTTGTATTCTATCACGGTTGATACAGCCTATGATACACCTGATGTGTTAGCGAAATACGCGAAAGTTTACAAACCCTGGACCAAATCTTGGTTTTTTGTGACAGATCCTTCTGTTGATATCTTTAAATTTGCCAAGGAAAGTTTATTGCAGGATGCACTTGTCAATAATGATGGTAGTAAACCATTCATTATTGGGTCTAATTATCTTTTACTTGATACAAAAGGACGTATAAGAGGTATATATGATATCAACGTAAAGACAGATGTCGATCGTCTTGAGGATGAAATTAAATTATTATTGGTGGAGGAAATCCGAAACCATCCAGCTACAATAGAACAAAAGAGGTAA
- the mtgA gene encoding monofunctional biosynthetic peptidoglycan transglycosylase produces MAIKRSGKQNTSSKQQNTFKKKSFNPLKSIKSPILRIVTRVLLYFIGISLFWVISLRFVNPPITWLMIQRGFELKEQGKGFKLEKNWLDYDELSDNLKLAAIAGEDAHFMTHWGFDLQGIQNAIKKNAQGKKLRGGSTISQQVAKNVFLWPGRSWLRKGFETYFTILIETFWSKKRILEVYLNVIEMGQGVYGADAAASYYFSKTGSNLSKKQAALIIAILPNPREWDARNPSAYVNRRANAIAKYMHHYSIPE; encoded by the coding sequence ATGGCCATCAAAAGATCTGGTAAACAAAATACGTCCAGCAAACAACAAAATACCTTCAAAAAAAAATCCTTCAACCCATTGAAGTCCATAAAATCTCCGATCCTGCGCATAGTGACACGGGTGTTACTCTATTTTATTGGTATTTCACTCTTTTGGGTCATTAGCTTAAGGTTCGTCAATCCTCCCATCACCTGGTTGATGATTCAGCGTGGGTTTGAGCTAAAAGAACAGGGAAAGGGTTTTAAACTGGAAAAAAACTGGCTGGATTACGATGAACTTTCGGACAACCTAAAGTTAGCGGCCATTGCAGGAGAAGATGCTCACTTTATGACACACTGGGGATTCGACCTACAAGGGATTCAGAATGCCATTAAAAAAAATGCACAGGGAAAAAAATTACGTGGCGGAAGTACGATCAGTCAGCAGGTCGCCAAAAATGTCTTTCTATGGCCAGGGCGCTCCTGGTTAAGAAAAGGCTTCGAGACCTATTTTACAATTCTAATTGAGACCTTTTGGAGTAAGAAAAGAATTCTTGAAGTTTATCTTAATGTGATTGAAATGGGACAGGGTGTCTATGGCGCCGATGCGGCAGCTTCATATTATTTCAGCAAAACAGGTAGTAACCTTTCGAAAAAGCAAGCCGCATTGATTATAGCCATACTGCCAAATCCAAGAGAATGGGATGCGCGTAACCCTTCGGCCTATGTCAATAGACGTGCAAATGCGATTGCAAAATACATGCACCATTATAGCATTCCGGAATAA
- the cyoE gene encoding heme o synthase: MKEFISDFKKLVKLRLTLTVVFSASIAFLIGSKQQGDIFWFNWLLLTVGGFLVTGSANGFNEIIEKDLDKLMKRTADRPLPSGRMTTGQALVLSVFMGILGTLVLVRLNFVAGLLSVFCILLYAFIYTPLKRKSPIAVFVGAFPGAFPPLIGYYAAFSQDDLAYYSGHNEAAIIIIPFVLFAIQFLWQFPHFWAIAWVVDDDYKLAGFRLLPTTKRDKISAFMVFISGLFMIPAGFIPYHFGFGGIWFTVVSVIGGVMFGYYGYLLFKNCDIPSAKKVMFTSFIYLPVTQLVLLLNFIPLK; this comes from the coding sequence ATGAAAGAATTTATTTCAGATTTTAAAAAGCTAGTTAAGTTGAGACTTACGTTGACGGTCGTATTTTCGGCGTCAATTGCTTTTCTGATAGGATCAAAACAACAGGGTGATATATTTTGGTTCAACTGGTTATTGTTGACTGTCGGCGGATTTCTGGTTACAGGTTCCGCAAACGGATTCAACGAGATCATTGAGAAAGATTTGGATAAGTTGATGAAACGTACAGCGGATAGGCCTTTACCGTCTGGCCGTATGACAACTGGACAAGCTTTGGTCTTGAGTGTCTTTATGGGCATCTTAGGTACTTTGGTACTTGTTCGGTTAAATTTTGTCGCTGGTTTGTTATCGGTTTTCTGTATCCTTCTTTATGCCTTTATCTATACCCCTTTAAAAAGAAAATCACCAATAGCCGTGTTTGTCGGCGCGTTTCCAGGTGCATTTCCACCATTAATTGGTTACTATGCAGCTTTTTCGCAAGATGACCTGGCCTACTATAGTGGACATAATGAAGCGGCAATTATTATTATTCCCTTTGTGTTGTTTGCTATTCAGTTTTTATGGCAGTTTCCGCATTTCTGGGCTATTGCCTGGGTTGTGGACGACGACTATAAATTGGCAGGCTTTCGCTTGTTGCCGACGACAAAACGGGATAAGATATCCGCTTTTATGGTATTCATTTCAGGTTTGTTTATGATACCTGCGGGATTTATTCCGTATCATTTTGGCTTTGGTGGGATTTGGTTTACGGTTGTATCCGTGATTGGTGGAGTGATGTTTGGTTACTACGGTTATTTGTTGTTTAAGAATTGTGATATTCCTTCAGCAAAGAAAGTGATGTTTACCTCATTTATCTATTTGCCTGTGACACAACTCGTATTATTGCTTAACTTTATTCCGTTGAAATAA
- a CDS encoding cytochrome c oxidase subunit 3: MLDVQAQTDEKLVQRKAQKFNLWLGMLGMFMMFAALSSGFIVYTASGVDKGIKTLLPNALLYSTLVIVVSSLTMFLAHRAAKNGESSKQRLFLIATFILGVVFFALQVHAWNVLIDRGVYFVNNNASQSFIYVFIWMHLAHIIAGLIVLIGAIIGINKLPKDGNLFRMDLASIFWHFLDLLWIYIYVFLLLNQ, from the coding sequence ATGTTAGATGTACAAGCACAAACTGACGAGAAGTTAGTACAGAGAAAGGCCCAGAAGTTCAACTTATGGTTGGGCATGTTGGGTATGTTCATGATGTTTGCGGCGTTATCCAGTGGTTTCATTGTATATACGGCGAGCGGTGTGGACAAGGGGATTAAGACCCTATTGCCAAATGCACTTTTATACAGTACTTTGGTGATTGTGGTGAGTAGTCTGACGATGTTTTTAGCACATAGAGCGGCTAAAAATGGGGAGTCTTCCAAACAAAGATTGTTTTTGATAGCAACTTTTATTTTGGGAGTTGTATTTTTTGCCTTGCAAGTTCATGCTTGGAATGTATTGATCGATCGGGGTGTTTATTTTGTGAATAACAATGCTTCGCAATCGTTTATATATGTTTTTATATGGATGCACTTGGCACATATTATTGCGGGTTTGATCGTTTTGATTGGCGCGATTATAGGAATTAACAAACTTCCTAAAGACGGCAATCTTTTCCGCATGGATCTTGCCAGTATTTTTTGGCATTTTCTCGATCTTTTATGGATTTATATATATGTTTTCTTACTTTTGAATCAATAA
- a CDS encoding COX15/CtaA family protein encodes MFPAAEKRFVKTNFITIIVLFLVIIAGGVVRSTGSGMGCPDWPRCFNRIIPPTDISQLPPGYEQHYSEGRAKKNERFARIVEFFGDKEMAYKLRTDKSILQHEEFNVAKTWTEYINRLVGVVSGFCLLFTAIYSFTYLKSKSSIVVWSVINLFVVVLQAWLGSIVVSTNLMPWIITVHMLLAIVIVCISIYTYFKAVTLRNKTLLVNRSSGILKGLAIVSILLMLTQVIVGTGVREEVDLLTGSSVARTDFITTIGQQFELHRWLAYCSLILVIILFFLVRTGFNTVSKQYKFALIALILVGIQMLSGIILARFAIPAFAQTTHLVVATLLFGAQFYLMLLLNKQRH; translated from the coding sequence AGGAATGGGATGTCCAGATTGGCCAAGATGTTTTAACCGTATTATTCCTCCGACAGATATTTCCCAATTACCTCCAGGATATGAACAACATTATAGTGAAGGAAGAGCAAAAAAGAATGAACGTTTCGCACGGATAGTAGAATTTTTCGGCGATAAGGAAATGGCTTATAAGCTCCGTACCGATAAGAGTATCTTACAACATGAAGAATTTAATGTTGCGAAGACTTGGACAGAGTATATCAATCGACTAGTAGGCGTTGTTTCCGGATTTTGTTTATTGTTTACGGCTATTTATTCTTTCACCTATTTGAAATCAAAAAGTTCGATCGTTGTTTGGTCAGTGATTAATCTTTTTGTTGTCGTACTTCAGGCGTGGTTGGGGTCGATTGTTGTATCGACCAATTTGATGCCCTGGATTATTACAGTACATATGCTCTTAGCGATTGTAATTGTTTGTATTAGTATCTATACTTATTTCAAAGCTGTTACGTTGCGAAACAAGACCTTATTGGTCAATCGTTCTTCGGGTATATTAAAAGGACTTGCTATTGTGTCTATTTTGCTGATGCTAACGCAAGTAATTGTCGGGACGGGTGTTCGGGAAGAGGTTGATTTATTAACCGGTTCATCGGTAGCTCGTACTGATTTTATAACAACTATTGGCCAACAGTTTGAATTGCATCGCTGGTTGGCATATTGTTCTTTGATTTTAGTTATTATATTATTCTTTTTGGTCCGCACAGGTTTTAATACGGTTTCTAAGCAATATAAATTTGCTTTAATCGCATTGATCCTCGTGGGTATCCAAATGCTATCAGGAATTATCTTAGCCCGATTTGCAATACCTGCTTTTGCACAGACGACGCATTTGGTGGTGGCGACGCTCTTATTTGGCGCGCAGTTCTACCTGATGTTATTGTTAAATAAGCAAAGGCATTAA
- the mutS gene encoding DNA mismatch repair protein MutS has translation MAKEKKVTPLMQQYNAIKIKYPGALLLFRVGDFYETFGEDAIKAAQILGIVLTKRGNGSESETALAGFPHHSLETYLPKLVRAGQRVAICDQLEDPKTTKTIVKRGVTELVTPGVSYNDNIVQQKSNNYLASIFIEKERIGISFLDISTGEFLVAQGSVTYIDKLLQGFKPTEVILSKKQSKDFVEQFGSHYYTYFLDEWPYTGDYATETLLKHFEVSSMKGFGVDRMPAGIVAAGVALHYLNETEHRNLQHISTLSRIEEDRFMWLDRFTIRNLELVGSLNENAVTLSDVLDHTSSPMGARLLKRWIVMPLKDKKSIQERLNVVDFFFTDRNLRDELIGQIKQVGDLERLISKIGLQKANPREIVQLKRALYAIEKLKELTDRKDANALQTISEQLDACTVIRERIELQVQAEPPVAINKGSVIADGVDPELDRLRKIAFGGKDYLLEIQKREAELTGIPSLKIAFNNVFGYYLEVTNTHKDKVPTTWIRKQTLVNAERYITEELKEYEEQILGAEEKIQALENRLYAELLLAIAEYIKPIQLDAQLIAKLDVLLNFAVVAEKNYYVKPEISESKILDIKGGRHPVIERNLPIGEDYITNDTFLDPKTQQIIIITGPNMAGKSALLRQTGLIVLMAQIGCFVPAKEAKIGLVDKIFTRVGASDNLSSGESTFMVEMNETASIMNNLSDRSLILLDEIGRGTSTYDGISIAWAIAEFLHNHPAAKAKTLFATHYHELNELTTSLDRIKNFNVTVKEVNNKVIFLRKLVPGGSEHSFGIHVAKLAGMPQKLLNRANQILKRLEQERTGGEQIKDSMRKIQKQAYQLQMFSIDDPVLNKIRDMLNNLDVNSLTPVEALMKLDEIQRLLKN, from the coding sequence TTGGCAAAAGAAAAGAAAGTAACCCCATTGATGCAACAGTACAATGCGATCAAGATTAAGTATCCTGGAGCGTTGTTGTTGTTCCGTGTTGGCGATTTTTACGAGACATTTGGTGAGGATGCAATCAAAGCAGCCCAGATTTTGGGCATTGTTTTGACGAAGCGTGGTAATGGCTCGGAATCAGAAACCGCATTGGCTGGTTTTCCTCATCATTCGTTGGAGACATATCTTCCAAAACTGGTGCGTGCTGGCCAACGGGTGGCGATCTGTGATCAGTTGGAGGACCCGAAGACGACAAAGACAATCGTTAAGCGTGGTGTGACAGAGTTGGTCACACCTGGCGTTTCCTACAATGACAATATTGTTCAGCAGAAATCGAATAATTATTTAGCATCAATCTTTATCGAAAAAGAGCGGATCGGTATTTCTTTTCTTGATATTTCAACAGGCGAATTTTTGGTTGCTCAGGGAAGTGTTACCTATATTGATAAATTGCTCCAAGGTTTTAAACCAACGGAAGTCATTCTTTCCAAAAAACAGAGCAAGGATTTTGTGGAGCAGTTTGGGTCGCATTATTATACTTATTTTCTTGACGAATGGCCCTATACGGGAGACTATGCCACAGAAACATTATTGAAGCATTTTGAGGTTTCGTCGATGAAAGGATTTGGTGTTGATCGGATGCCTGCAGGAATTGTTGCTGCTGGTGTAGCTTTACATTACCTCAATGAGACCGAGCATCGCAACCTACAACACATCTCTACACTTTCCCGTATCGAAGAAGACCGTTTTATGTGGCTGGATCGTTTTACGATCCGCAATCTGGAACTAGTCGGTTCGTTGAATGAAAATGCGGTCACACTGTCCGATGTATTGGATCATACATCCAGTCCAATGGGAGCGCGCTTGCTCAAGCGTTGGATTGTGATGCCCTTAAAAGACAAGAAAAGTATTCAGGAACGATTGAATGTGGTGGATTTCTTTTTCACCGACCGCAATTTAAGGGATGAATTGATAGGTCAGATCAAGCAGGTGGGTGATCTTGAACGCTTAATTTCCAAGATTGGACTTCAGAAAGCCAATCCACGGGAAATCGTGCAATTAAAACGGGCTTTATATGCGATAGAAAAGTTGAAGGAACTTACAGATCGTAAAGATGCTAATGCGCTACAGACCATATCGGAGCAACTGGATGCTTGTACAGTTATCCGCGAAAGAATAGAGCTGCAGGTTCAGGCCGAGCCCCCAGTGGCAATCAATAAGGGTAGCGTAATTGCTGATGGGGTTGATCCGGAATTGGACCGATTGCGTAAAATTGCCTTTGGCGGTAAGGATTATTTGCTTGAGATTCAAAAAAGGGAAGCGGAACTCACTGGGATTCCCTCTTTAAAAATTGCATTCAATAATGTCTTTGGTTATTACCTGGAGGTTACCAATACACATAAGGATAAGGTTCCTACAACATGGATACGTAAACAGACGCTGGTGAATGCTGAGCGTTACATTACGGAGGAACTGAAAGAATATGAAGAACAGATTCTCGGTGCTGAGGAGAAGATCCAGGCACTGGAGAATAGACTATACGCTGAGTTATTGCTTGCCATTGCCGAATATATCAAACCTATTCAGCTCGATGCACAGTTGATTGCCAAGCTGGATGTGTTACTTAACTTTGCTGTTGTAGCAGAGAAAAATTATTATGTAAAGCCTGAAATCAGCGAGAGCAAGATTTTGGATATTAAAGGCGGGAGACACCCGGTCATTGAAAGAAACCTGCCAATAGGCGAGGACTATATTACCAATGATACGTTCTTGGATCCAAAGACGCAACAGATTATTATTATTACGGGGCCGAATATGGCCGGTAAATCGGCGTTACTCCGTCAGACCGGACTGATCGTGTTAATGGCACAAATAGGTTGTTTTGTACCGGCAAAAGAGGCTAAGATCGGTTTGGTTGACAAAATTTTTACCCGTGTGGGCGCGTCAGATAATCTTTCTTCTGGAGAATCCACGTTTATGGTAGAGATGAATGAGACGGCGAGCATCATGAATAATTTGTCCGATCGTAGTCTTATTCTTTTGGATGAAATTGGTCGTGGTACAAGTACATATGACGGCATCTCTATTGCTTGGGCCATTGCGGAGTTTTTACATAACCATCCCGCAGCTAAAGCAAAAACATTATTTGCAACGCATTACCATGAATTAAATGAGCTGACAACTTCATTGGATCGTATTAAAAACTTTAACGTGACCGTAAAAGAAGTCAATAATAAAGTTATTTTCTTACGGAAGCTCGTTCCAGGAGGTTCAGAGCATAGTTTTGGTATCCATGTGGCAAAGCTTGCGGGTATGCCGCAAAAGTTGCTGAATCGTGCCAATCAGATCTTGAAAAGATTGGAGCAGGAGCGAACAGGTGGGGAACAAATTAAGGATAGTATGCGTAAGATTCAGAAGCAGGCTTATCAATTGCAGATGTTTTCGATTGATGACCCTGTTTTGAATAAGATCAGGGATATGCTCAATAATTTGGATGTTAATTCGCTTACTCCGGTTGAAGCATTAATGAAATTGGATGAAATACAACGGCTGCTAAAGAATTAA
- a CDS encoding metallophosphoesterase family protein encodes MTKIGLLSDTHSFLDEAVFTHFAACDEIWHVGDFGDADVADRLAAFKPLRGVYGNIDGQEIRSQFPEDLRFKCEEVDVFMTHIGGYPGKYAPRIKGELMKNPPKLFITGHSHILKVIFDPKIQCLHLNPGAAGKHGWHKVRTLMRFDINKDRIENLEVIELNER; translated from the coding sequence ATGACAAAGATCGGATTACTCTCAGATACACATTCCTTTTTGGATGAAGCTGTATTTACCCATTTTGCTGCGTGCGACGAGATTTGGCATGTGGGCGATTTTGGTGATGCGGATGTTGCAGATCGGTTGGCAGCTTTTAAACCACTGCGTGGAGTTTATGGGAATATTGATGGTCAAGAAATTCGTTCGCAATTTCCAGAAGATTTGAGGTTTAAATGTGAGGAGGTGGACGTTTTTATGACACATATTGGTGGTTATCCCGGGAAATATGCTCCGCGTATTAAGGGGGAATTGATGAAAAATCCGCCGAAATTATTTATTACAGGACATTCCCATATTCTAAAGGTTATCTTCGATCCTAAGATTCAATGCCTTCACCTCAATCCAGGTGCAGCGGGTAAGCATGGTTGGCATAAAGTGAGGACATTGATGCGATTTGATATCAACAAAGATAGAATTGAAAATCTTGAGGTTATAGAACTGAACGAGCGTTAG